The Lolium perenne isolate Kyuss_39 chromosome 6, Kyuss_2.0, whole genome shotgun sequence genome segment cttattgctatgtcactatgccttttgggttgcgcaatgctggtgcaacgtaccagcgctgtatgcagaaatgcttgtttgatcagattggaaaaaatgtacaagtctatgtggatgatatcgtgataaaaactaaggtaaagaacactttaatcgatgacatccggcaaacattcgataacctaagacggttccggatgaaactcaatccggcaaaatgcacctttggtgtccccgccggcaagctgctcggtttcttagtatcaagccggggcatagaggttaatccggtaaagatccgagcaatagaaagaatggctatccctcgagagttaaaagatgtgcaaaagtttaccggaagcttggcatcgctaagccggtttgtaagcaggttgggagaaaaagctctgccactctatgctctcatgaaaaaatccgacacgttcgtctggacccctcaggcagacgcagcgtttaaagagctgaaaacaatgctagccacagcacccatactggcttcacctttagaaagagagcctatgctgttatacatagcagcaacaaaccgggttgtgagtgtagtggttgtagttgaaagagaagaggaagaaaaaaccgtccagaggccggtatactacttgagcgaggtgctctccctctcaaaacaaaactaccctcacttccagaaaatgacttatggcgtgtacatggccgccaccaagctcaagcactactttgaggagcaccccatgaaagtggtgagcgaagcaccaatttccgacatcatgtgcaacaaagatgccagcggccggattgcgaaatgggcaatccagatatcaccgtacgtaccggtgtatgaaagaagagatgccataaaatcacaggctttggcggatttccttgttgattgggcggagatgcagtacaagccgccagatcagaggatagaatactggaagatgcactttgacggatccaagctcaaggaaggtctaggtgccggtgtggtgctcacttccccaaaaggagatcacctccggtatgttttacaagtgcatttcagggcatcaaacaatgtcgctgaatatgaagctttgatccatgggcttaaggtcgcaaaagaaatcggtgcacaccggatcatttgctacggagattcagaccttgtggtacagcagtgttccggagattgggatgcaaaagatgccaacatggcctcgtaccggtttcacgtgcaaaagattgccggattcttcgaagggtgtgagtttcaccatgtgccgcgagcagaaaatgaggccgcggatgctttgtccaagctgggctcatctaggcaagaaattcctcccggaatagctttggctcacctaagagtaccatcgatcaaaccgagcccggagtcagaatcaatttttgtaccagagtcacacatagtacccatggatatcgatgaagggaacccggggactgctccggcaagctcggggactgctccggtaggctcggggactgctgtacccataccggaagaaatgatgctggtggatagcatggagatagacgcaccggtgtttttggttcgagagataccatcatgggttaaacctattaaggaattcctgatcagcggcaccttgccggctgacgaaaatgaatcaaggaggatacaaagaaggtccaaagcttacacattcatcaatggtgaggtgtacaagagaagcgttaccggtgtccttcaaagatgtgtggaaccggaggaaggaaaagagatgcttgaggaaattcaccaaggagaatgtgggcatcatgcttcatcaagggctttggtagcaaaagttttccggcatgggttctattggcccactgctttggagaacgctgaggatttggtaagaaaatgcaacggctgccagaggtacgccaagcaaaaccataccccagcatccggtttaaagacaataccgctaacatggccattcgctgtttggtgccttgacatggttggaccattcaaaactgcaagaagcagcatgactcacatcttggtcatggtggataagttcaccaagtggctggaagtaaaacctatcgcaaagtgtgatgggcatacagctgtgaaattcttgaaagatgtcattttgcggtatggatacccgcacagcatcatcactgataacggaaccaactttgctcaaggtgagttcaaaaggttctgtgaagaaaagaacatccggttggatttgtgctcagtggcacatccacagggcaatggccaagtagaaagaatgaatgccttggtgctttccggtatcaagcctagactcattgatgcggtggaaaagtcaccgggatgttggctcgatgagctaccatcagtactgtggagtataagaacaaccccaaaccggtctaccggatacactcccttcttcatggtttatggagcagaagcggtgataccaaccgatatcattcatgattcaccaagggtacagctctatactgagcaagaggtcaaagaggccagagaaaatgatgtcgacttgccggaagaagcaagagagctggctttggcaagaacagccatttaccaagaaacctaagacgctatcataaccggaaggttaacccgagagttttccgggaaggagatcttgtacttcgcctggtgcagcgcactgaaggccggcataagctcttgccaccatgggaaggtcccttcattgtaagcaaggtgcttcacaatgatgcatactacttgatcgatgcacaggagtggaagaaaggaaaggcggacaggtccggagaggagagcaagcgtccattgaACTTAGCTCTGTTGCGCCATTTATACTATTTTAGtgttggtgtaagaagttcctttttgtaccttatatgctatgaataaaagatgccggaaccttgaatgaatctcggggactaccccaacttaagttgcatgtaacttgtttattttttcagtttaccggttgcttattgaatgttttttctttccggtttagtagtgtgctaaatcctaccggagtcttcgactctgctgctgtccgcaaaccggcttcatggcaagcaagataaaccggtaggagataagcacatgaactgcgaaaagggggagcaggaaagaacaatccggaaaggttaactaaccccggttgaaccggttttttgcaaaatttcaaagttatttctaagttcaagaagatgcttgtttggtgaaagaaccttgtgctcatacgccaaagaacgcccagagaaggcaggcagagccaaggcaaaagaaccaagtatgcatcaaattggatgcgggagcaattgagaaatctttgcagtgcaggataaaatcaaaaccaaaagcaaattatgctaaggcaaactcttaaatacttagctaccggtataacctaccggcaggaaatgttgtagcacaaccacaggcaaacttaagtcttacatcataagccccggcattccggggcagaatttaacagacaTTGTCTTAAGGTAAACAGGGCCAACAGGCATAGCAGGCAAAGATATCGTAGAAGGTCATCAGGCAGCAGGGGCGTCGGGTGGAGCAGCACCGGCCTCGGCATCTTCAGGAGGAGTAGCGCCGgcttcgggagcttccggcggcgcGTCCTCGGCAGCTTCACcttcatctccctcgtcttcttcttcctcatcgctgaggtagtccttgacgccaggagggggtgggatgaaggtgcggacctcggcatactcagcgagccggtatgcccggtcctgccgcttcgcggagaGCGCCGGGTCGGTGTCCGTGGGAGCGTCCGCGCGAACACCTTGGAGAGCATCCAGGTCAAGAGCAGGGTACCATGAGCACACagagcgcagcgccgtgtcagctccggcacgagccgcggaacactgccactcgcggatccggtGCCCGGCGTCATTAAGCCGCGAGGCGGTGAGGGTGATATTCcccggcagctcctcctcaggccacaaaACCTTGAAAACTTGGATGGCAGCGGCTGGCAGGTCAGCAAgaagccggtcgacggagcgcatatgctgaacacgcgcggagagggcgacaagatagtcgtacccatcccagtgcgcaTCCAGATTTGGAAATTCCCGCGCAATCCGATCCTCCCTCACCTTCTTTAAGGCAAAGACCTGGGATGCCGGGAAGTGCTCTACAGGAAGAAGGAAAAGCATAAACACGAGACACCGGAAAGAGTATGTCGGAAAAAACATGTCGGAAAAAGCAAGGAACAAAGATAAATCTTCAAAggaaaaagcttataagcaaaagaaggGGCAAGGCAGGAGCTTACGGAGGGCTAGCGCATCTATCTGCATAACCAACCGATCGTACTCCCGGTGATCGGTGGTCATGGTATCAATAaggcgctccgctgccttccgcgaCTTCCTTTCCTCCTCCAGTTCTGCCGCGAGGACGGTGTTGGCGTTGGTGGAATCCTCCACAATCTCCGCCACCCTGGCCTCCGCTGCTACCCGGGCGTCCTTCAAGGCTTGCTCATGCCGGAGCGCGGCTTGTATAGCCTGCTCCTTGAGCTCCCCCAGGGCGGTCTTCTGGGCCTCCAGCACCTCGTTGTGCTCCTTAAGGAGCTGCTCCTTCTCGCCTAAATACCGAAAAGAAAAGTCTTAACAGGCAACAATAGATCAAATGAAAAAAGGAAAGGGTTAGCAGAAAAAgatggtaccttgaagcttggcAACCTGGGCCTTCAGGGCCTCGAGGCTGGCTTCCGGAACAACTGTTAAACAAAAAGTGCGTAAGTATCAAGGAaggaaacattccggtgaaaagataCCGGAGGCAaaagaaacaaaccttggcagtggctgtgggcctcagcaagctcccggtgctcccacagaagctcctcgaagagttgCTTCCGGTGTCGCAAAGGCTCGTTTAAAAGAAAAAATAGTTGAGAAAGAAACAAGGTTTCAACCCGAAActtggggactggcagtgccggttttccgcatttttaagataagttttgcgctaagaacaaagttcttaacccaaaactcggggactggcagtgccggttttgcgcgtttctaaggtaaattgTGTGTTAACAAGAAGGTGTTTAACccgaagctcggggactggcagtgccggtttcacgctaagttttaggttaaagttttgcgccaagagctgcgctctcaccacaaaactcggggactgggagaatagataagatccggagagaaaaagaaaccggcatcaacagaaATTATAAAAGAGATTTAGcagaacttaccaccacgttgttggtggCATCGTACCAAGCACTGTCGAActctttcacggcgcgtttaagccgcgtgAAATGTTCTTCAGTAGACCGGGCCCCGGCGGGATCCGGTGCCGGAAGgcgatccttccccaggccgcgggtagaagcagagatatccgcctcattccacttctgggcataagggagaaggtgccccaggtccttgcccgcgcgcttcagattaacaatccggcccaggaggccggTGGGCTTGTCTTGTGCAGCGAGCGCGGCGGGGCCAACGTGCAGCACCACATCTCCCGAAGCGCCAGAGGCGccgccctccacagccttgccgcgggaagccccgggcttgaggaaaGTGGTGATCTTGGGAGTCCCCGACGGCGCCGGTTgcttggccgcggaaggtccttggctaggcggcggtgtcggcgtggccttgggaggagaaggtaccggcgcggtaggggaagagcttgcttctttcttcttcttcttcgggggaggaggaaccaggggttccgcctgcccggcatcagtctggccggcgccgatgttgctggcgccggtgtcttgggtctctggaggggaggtgaagtcctcctccgcgcggtgatctggaggtgttggggccgcgcgccccgaacttgtagtgcctcccgaaggggaggcagaggtgttgccggcaccagatggtaccggacttgagtgaggaggaggagttgaagtCCTCGCGGAGCCGGTGGAGCcagcggagccggcagagccaagctcaagcgcagggctgagaGAAAGGAAGAACAGAGTAAGTtgggaaaaagcaaccggaaaagaactcgGTGGAAACCAAGAAAGCATAAAAAGAAGAtaagaacttacccggaagacaTCGGCATCCGCTTCTGCTTATAGCGCTTGGTGCCCACCTGCTTCCCACCAATAACCTCAGTCCGAGGGCGTTTGCCGGAAGAAGCATGGCTGGGGCCGGCGTCGGCAGCTGGAGGATCGCTCTTTTGGCCCTCGGCCATGAGCTTGCCCAGAAACTCgtcgccaacctcggcctgcagcggggggacatgctcatggacctgtggttTGTTGCTGGCTGAGGGAAGATCTACAGATTGGAAGTAACAAAAAGGGTATAAGAAAACGAACAGGAAAGCTACCTCGAGTATggtcaagtcatcagacgaaccagcaggttccggcggagacttgccgaggcgggAAGCTGGGGTCCGGCCCATCCTTAGATCCAGCCAATGAATGACAGGatccggatcgtacttgtccaGGGGCCTCTTCTGGCGAGGGCCTCGCCGGTCTGAATCGatccgggggaagcgggccttggcctgaaaacaaaggaaaaagaaAGATTAGACACAAGTACAAAAGTTACCGCTAATACGACCAGAGCCGCATATCTTCTTACATCTTCGGACGGAGGGTTCCTGGCGCTGAGggggcaaaggccccactcccagtcatccggcatgtcagTTTGGCAGATCTGACTAGCCTTAAGGACCACGTCCTCCTTGCTCAGGGCCAGGCCGGTGATCTTAGTaggatcaccggggccgtacatctcactgATCTTGTGAGCGCGCcgctggaggggaagcacccggcggctgatgaaagtgcggatgatatcgtcggagcagatgtcggtgtccttcatcaacctctgcatgaagcgcaccacccggttcgtctcggcGTGATCCCTTCCGGGGTTGTACTGCCAATTAGTCTTGGCTGGAGGCGCCGGATTGAATGCCGGCAGGTTGATGAGGTCCTCGTCGCCCGCATTCCTCACATAGAAGAATGTCGTCTGCCAcaagcggcaagactcgaggccattgaacttaaaaaaggggctcccttgacgggagccgatgatgcaggacccgcattgaacggggggtttgggggcaggaatgtccttgccctggaccgagttgatccgaagggagaaaaagcgggcaaacgtctctcgagcgggacggatgccaatgtagccttccatgaaggccacaaagcaagaaaggtaaaaaacggcattgccggggagATGATGAGGTTGGAGACGATAGAAATCAAGGAACTGACGAAAGAAgtcagaggcaggaaggccgaagccacgctcaaagtgagcaaggaaaacaacagtttcaccgggttcgagcaccggttggATTTCGCCGCGAGGAAGCCGGCAggtgactccttccggaatcctcctggaccggtagagccagtcgatctcgtattgggtcacgtcggaacctctccaggctccgcgtgtcttgtcctttccggaggcccggctagatgtgccgGTCTCTTGTTTCCGGCTGGACGTCTGACCCATCCGGGCGGCGTCGTCGGTTAGCCCACCGGAAGCGTTGCTATCCTGAGTGCTAGAGGTGGCCGCAGGGAGAGACTCTTCACTAGACATGGGGATCTAGAAGATGCCGAGATCTACCGAGAAACAGTTTTCCCCGAACGAACccacgcgcgaagatctacgagtaagaagaaaagcaaaacaaagagcgaATAAATACTCTACCGTCCCAAGATCCAAAGTGCAAGAGGAAAGGGGTAAAGGCGCGTCGAGCCTAACCTGGGGCGGCGGAGTTGCGAAGGAAGAAGTTCGCTGGAGAAACGGCGAGCCTGCGACCGGCGAGGAAGTCCGTCGGCGGCGAGGCGAAGAAGTGCTTGAGGAAAGGCGAATGCGGCGGGCTCGGCGGAGTCGCTGCTGAGGATCTCCGcgcagcgaagtccggcggaacgcaggcgtgagttcgccgggcaacGGGCACGAACGAGCGGCGGAAGACGAAGAGCGGCGGAGAGCACGGAGGCGAAGAACTCTGTGCGCAAGGAAGtggggaatgcgaagaagatgaagagagagcggcggttgcgctTATAAAGGAGAAGGGAAAtgggctggaaaccgctgggccgcggcggttcgcctcgcggcccacgGCGGTTCGCATCATGGGCCGCCACGCGGCGGAGGAatacacgcgcgaaaacggaggccacacggaggcgcacgcgggatcccgaaaaggtagtgggatccgctgcggtgcattaaatgcgtgcgcgggagtcgaaacgatgtgacagcggacactggcgcgtcagttacagtgcgcatgtcactgacgggcgcgggacccgatatattctcgacttcgccgaggaaggagtaaagacacaaggtgccggaaaaaagaggtgccggaacaagccttgcgaagagaagaaaaggaacaagggtaaaggtgccggaactaagctcaaaAGATGAGTggctaaaccggtatcttaaaaagatgaaaacctggcatggtctgtaggaaagaatcctccagactataccagcttcggggactaatgttggggggataacccccggtatgccaaaggcatgccaaaccggatggtttgagccatcaagataccggtttaatgttcttaccggaagcctagtaggaatccgggagagcaaggctaagccggtatccccaaaggggtatgccggaacccggtaaagaagataccggaaaggagagcctgtcggcaggtctggtcaaagattctcttcagagcaagaggacaaggatgagccaagcaaagtaactttattcagagccctggcgccaaagagagaggtgacgtccaaagaagccggaggacatcagcagccctgataaaagaaggccccggtgtcatctatgattaaagtagctttgtacagtagctctgtaaagtagtttgtccagtcaaagatgccgttagggtttcttgcagtgtaagccaccctctcccctatataaggagagggggcagcccttcttcacgggcaagcaagtaggtacgcgcgtgtgtaggaaggcagagcctgtaacttgtgaatcaatgaaaatggtgatctagagggagttcttccttgtgtctttcttcttcaacctctggccttggccaagttcttgaggaaaccatccggaatctcttcccacctgatcgcgaaccctcccccgaatcctcttgcgtccattcggccccaatctaagccatcctatggcatctgctcgttcaccacgacgacagtcattaagttatttgctataagctttcgatacatagttacctagtccttatgaccatgagatcatgtaaatcacttataccggaaaggtactttgattacatcaaacaccactgcgtaaatgggtggttataaaggtgggattaagtatccggaaagtatgagttgatgcatatggatcaacagtgggatttgtccatcccgatgacggatggatatactctgggccctctcggtggaatgtcgtctaaatgtcttgcaagcatatgaataagttcataagagaccacataccacggtacgagtaaagagtacttgtcaggagacgaggttgaacaaggtatagagtgataccgatgatcaaacctcggacaagtaaaatatcgcgtgacaaagggaattggtatcgtatgtgaatggttcattcgatcactaaagtcatcgttgaatatgtgggagccattatggatctccagatcccgctattggttattggtcggagagagttctcaaccatgtctacatagttcgcgaaccgtagggtgacacacttaaggtttgatgtcgtttgagtagatatggaaatatggaatggagttcgaagttttgttcggagtctcggatgggatccaggacatcacgaggaggtccgaaatggtccggagaataagattcacatataggaagtcattttctaggtttgaaaatgatccggtatttttccaggaaggttgtagaaggttctagaagagtccggaataaatcggcatggaaggtggagtcccacagggactccacccaccttggccggcctgcctaaagggaggagtcccaagtggactcctccccatggtggccggccaacccaccaaaggaaagggggagtcccactccccctaggtttggtcatatggaaggtttatgttggggtcttattcggagacttttgacctaacccttggggcttccacctatataaagaggggagaggaggggctggccggccacaccaagaccaccatggccgtaccccctcaaggctgccctagccggcgccccctctcccaaaccctagcggttccctcctacctctctctcccacatagcttaggcgaagctctgtcggagatctccaccaccaccgccaccacgccgtcgtgctgccgggattccgaggaggatctactacatccgctgcccgctggaacggggagaaggacgtcgtcttcatcaacactgaacgtgtgaccgagtacggaggtgctgcccgattgtggcaccgtcaagatcttctacgcgcttttgcaagcggcaagtggtcgtctaccgcagcaataagaccctactcttataggctttggaaatcttcaagggtgagtctcgatcatcccctcgttgctcccgtcttctagattgcatcttggcttggattgcgttctcgc includes the following:
- the LOC139832610 gene encoding uncharacterized protein, which encodes MRANDVVEDEEADGADGGSNGGLELLLRRAAAAAVPGEIPAVEWTMWRSKGSRRSTREFFASVLSAALRLPPLVRARCPANSRLRSAGLRCAEILSSDSAEPAAFAFPQALLRLAADGLPRRSQARRFSSELLPSQLRRPSRRVLPLQRRAHKISEMYGPGDPTKITGLALSKEDVVLKASQICQTDMPDDWEWGLCPLSARNPPSEDAKARFPRIDSDRRGPRQKRPLDKYDPDPVIHWLDLRMGRTPASRLGKSPPEPADLPSASNKPQVHEHVPPLQAEVGDEFLGKLMAEGQKSDPPAADAGPSHASSGKRPRTEVIGGKQVGTKRYKQKRMPMSSGPALELGSAGSAGSTGSARTSTPPPHSSPVPSGAGNTSASPSGGTTSSGRAAPTPPDHRAEEDFTSPPETQDTGASNIGAGQTDAGQAEPLVPPPPKKKKKEASSSPTAPVPSPPKATPTPPPSQGPSAAKQPAPSGTPKITTFLKPGASRGKAVEGGASGASGDVVLHVGPAALAAQDKPTGLLVVPEASLEALKAQVAKLQGEKEQLLKEHNEVLEAQKTALGELKEQAIQAALRTGGGKEVAEGSGAPY
- the LOC139832135 gene encoding uncharacterized protein, producing MTTDHREYDRLVMQIDALALQHFPASQVFALKKVREDRIAREFPNLDAHWDGYDYLVALSARVQHMRSVDRLLADLPAAAIQVFKVLWPEEELPGNITLTASRLNDAGHRIREWQCSAARAGADTALRSVCSWYPALDLDALQGVRADAPTDTDPALSAKRQDRAYRLAEYAEVRTFIPPPPGVKDYLSDEEEEDEGDEGEAAEDAPPEAPEAGATPPEDAEAGAAPPDAPAA